The sequence below is a genomic window from Candidatus Sungiibacteriota bacterium.
TTTTATTTTGTCTAATTTTTCCTCTTTCATCCCGATAGTGTTAGGAAGCGCTTTACTCTTTGTTTAAGATAAGCCCTTCCTTGACCTGATTTAAGCTGTTTTTCTCTTGACTGAGCATCGGCTTTATTTCTATACGCTTCATAGTATATCAACTCAGATGGACCTCGACCTTTTGTCCAAGAATTATATTTACCCTCATTGTGTTCTTTAAAGCGCTTCCGTAAATCCATCGTAAAACCGACATACCATCTGCTATTTCTTTGGCTGCGTAATACATAGGATTTATTACGTATGGAAACATGCAGTAAGACGCGTTCCGCATACATTGATATCCTACAGACCGCATTTAGTTCCATATCTCTAACGGGATTATTTTACTATAACGTATCTCACCTCTTTTTGTACTTTCCCAAACCTGTTTTCGGTTTGGAACTCAAGAGCATTAAGGCCTGCCGCTAACTCCAAAGTTTCATCAAAATTGCCCCGTTCGTCCACCCTAAGCTCACGACCGTTTACTGTCAAACGACCCTCCTTCTCTGTGCTGCCCCTTACGCGAACCATGGGTACTTCTAATAACGCCTGATTGCCCGGCTCCTCCACCTTAAGTTTGGGTATACCCACAAAGTTTTGAAGTTGGGACACTAGAAAAAGTAAAAATATAAGCAGGCCCATACCGCCGATCAGAAGGCCAAATCGCGCCGGAGTGAGATACGGGCCGTCTCCCCTATTTTCTGGTAATGGGGCGATTGTTTTATCTTTTCTAAACATCCTTATCTCCCACTCCGTGTTGAATTCTTTTATCCAATCTTCTTTGTTTTCTGTTCCGAAAAGATTAAGGATTTTTTTAAAAAATCCTAGAGCATAAACCTTGGCCGGAAAGACATCATAGCTGTCTTCCTCCAGGGCCGTAACGTGTTTTTGTGCGGTTTGTATTTCGTCAGCTACATCCTTCAGCGTGAATCCCAAAGCTTCCCGACGTTTGCGCAAACGTTCACCCAACGTTTCTTGGTCTTTGGAGTGTTTAGGAGGCATAAAATTCTTCATCATTATTACTGCCTGCCATACTCTCACGTTTAATCAAAACTTCGCGCGGTTTAGCGCCATCGGCCGGACCCACCACCCCGCGTGCTTCCATAGTATCCAGGATCCTGGCGGCTCGAGCATACCCCAAACGAAGTCTGCGCTGCAAGTAGGAGGCCGAGGCTTTGCCGGCTTCTATTACCAAAGTTTTGGCCTCCTCGTATATAGGATCGTTATCGCCGCCGCCGGAGAACTCTTCGGCTTGATCTTCCTCAATTTTGGTATCAAGAATTCCTTCTTCATACTCTGGCGCCTCAATTTCTTCCCGTAAAAAGTCCACTACCCGTTTGATCTCCTGCTCCGAGACAAAAGCGCCTTGAATACGACGGGGTTTTGCCGTGTCTCCTGCCAAAAAAAGCATATCCCCGTTGCCCAGAAGTTTCTCTGCTCCGGCCATATCCAAAATGGTTCTGGAATCAACCTGCGAAGCCACCTGAAAAGCAATACGCGAGGTGATATTAGCTTTAATAAGACCGGTTAAAACCTCTACGGACGGGCGCTGAGTGGCAACAATAAGATGAATTCCTACGGCCCGCGCCATCTGTGCAAGACGTATAATGGAAGACTCAACTTCGCGCGGAAACATAGCCATGAGATCGGCCAGTTCGTCAATCACTATCACAAGATAAGGCAGTAATTCCCCCTCCTGCGACTTTGCTATGCCGGCGTTATAATTCGTGATATCCCGGACTTGATGTGAGGAAAGCATATCATAACGCCTATCCATTTCTTTGGTTGCCCAACGCAGTGCCTGAATTGTAGTTTTTGGGTCGGTTATGACCGGTGTTAAAAGATGCGGGATATCATTATAAGTAGAAAGCTCAACCCTTTTGGGGTCAACGATAATAAACCGGAGCATTTCCGGGGGATTGCGATAAAGAAAGGAAGTAATAAGCGCGTGGATGCAGACAGATTTTCCGCTGCCAGTGGCACCGCTGATTAAAAGATGAGGCATTCTGGCTAAATCGGCAAAAACCGGCGTTCCGCTTACGTCCCGACCCAAAGCAAAAAGTAGGGGTTGGGACGATTCTTGAAAGATTTTATTTTCCAGCAAAACCTTAAGCCCCACCAAGGCTATGGAACGATTGGGGACCTCAATACCCGCAAGCGACTTTCCCGGAATAGGAGCCTCAATTCTTATGGGGTGCGCTGCCAGTGCCAACGATAGGTCGTTATGAAGAGCCGTAATCCTTGCCAGTTTTACTCCTTCGGCAGGACGCAGAGTGTATTGCGTGACCGTAGGTCCAATAGCAATCTCGCCCATCTCAACGTCAATGCCAAAATTCTCAAGAGTGCGTTTTATGATATTAGCATTAGCTCGTATGTCACCGGAGGAAGGAGTGCCGCGATCTCCCTGCAATAATTCAAAGGGGGGCTTGGTATAATCAAACCTTTTATTTATTTTGCGAAGCGCAATAAGAGGTTCTTCCTTAGGGGCAGCGATTGCAGTAACAGTGGTGGAGGCTGGACTGATTGGCGTATCGATAGCTTCCGCCGTCACTTCTTCTTTCTTTTCCAATGCTGTTTGTATGGTTGTACTTATATTTTCAAGCACTGCTTTTACTCCAGAGGTTATACCATCAACCGGCGCTAATGTTTCTTCTTGAGATTTTTCACGACGCCGCAGAATTGGCATATTGAGCATAAGGAGTATGGAGATACTGAAAAAACCAAGCACAATGACTAAAGCGGCCCAAAAATCAAACAGGCGCATTAACGGAGTGGCTATAAGCGAACCCAATGCGCCGCCCCGCAAATCACCAAAGGTAAGCGAGATGCCCGCTAAAC
It includes:
- a CDS encoding GIY-YIG nuclease family protein, with the protein product MYAERVLLHVSIRNKSYVLRSQRNSRWYVGFTMDLRKRFKEHNEGKYNSWTKGRGPSELIYYEAYRNKADAQSREKQLKSGQGRAYLKQRVKRFLTLSG
- a CDS encoding helix-turn-helix domain-containing protein codes for the protein MMKNFMPPKHSKDQETLGERLRKRREALGFTLKDVADEIQTAQKHVTALEEDSYDVFPAKVYALGFFKKILNLFGTENKEDWIKEFNTEWEIRMFRKDKTIAPLPENRGDGPYLTPARFGLLIGGMGLLIFLLFLVSQLQNFVGIPKLKVEEPGNQALLEVPMVRVRGSTEKEGRLTVNGRELRVDERGNFDETLELAAGLNALEFQTENRFGKVQKEVRYVIVK